DNA sequence from the Coffea eugenioides isolate CCC68of chromosome 9, Ceug_1.0, whole genome shotgun sequence genome:
CGCACGTGCATGCACCTATTGTGTTGACATATTGGAAACCaaagttaaaaaaattcaattaaaaaCTATTCATTAAATGAAGTCCTTTTTCCCCCTCTTTTTCATAATAACACAAACATGATaataaaaatcaaattcaattttcaattcacAACACGAAATACTTGGTAGTATAGTATTTGAGTTGAACTTTACTTACCAAAAACTACCATCTCAAATGTACACAAGTACGTTTTGCCATTTTATCACCTTTTTAGGTGGAATTTTCCTTATTAGGTAAGAATTAAGGATTAATTAATGCATACCTTTTATTGTCTGCTCTTGCATCATGCTTCTATACATCTGTCCATAGCAAAGTAAGATGTGAAATCAGAAACGATAGCATTAAAATTCCCAAATTCGATTCTCTATTAGAATTGCATGTTTCATTGACGGCATGCAAGTATTAGAATTTTTTCAAGCTACCACATTCCGGTAGAGGAGAGCTCAAGTGAAAACCTGCAGGTGACTCTTCACATGAGATACAGTGAGACCCTTAACATTCATCATCTGTAGCACTGCCTTAGGAGTTGCCCCTACCACCCCATCAAGAGACAAaggaaaaaagatgaaaaataaGCCAGCATCAatcacacatacacacacacgaGGATGTGAGAAAATTGACTTACTGTCTTCTCCGCCGAGGCGCTGGACAGCATGCACGAAACAGTGGTGAAGATCCTGCGTCCATCGGAGCCTAGGCAACTTCGATCTGACATATGGTCTCACACGACTTCTAACACTACTTTGTGATGGAATTTCAACCATCTTCTCTTCCAAGATGGTAACCGACGAGTTATCGGTATCTGCAGAATTATCAAGGGATTGAAAAGATGGAGAATTGCTCATTTCTCCCAAAGAAATTGAAGAGGGGAAGAGAGGAAGCTAGAGAAACAAGAGGGGGTGCACGGCTCGGTTGGTTGGTATATCATATATGTGAAAACAAGCAAGGAATAAATATGAGTGAAGCTGTGGTCACATTTTTGGCGGTATGTGCAGCTTTTTGGAGTCAGTTTTTAAGTCTCTAAATTTTCATTATGAAGCAGAAAAATTCTTCACGGAATTTCAGAGTTTTCCTGATAAGTTCGAAATTGCATTCATGATTTGTTGAAAGTTCATCTGCAGAGAAGGATAAAGTGCaacaaaagaatttcgaccCGGAAAGGTTCCCCCATTGatgatatatacatatatatatatatacacacacacatataagTGGTATCACTTTTCAAGGACAATCTATATCTATCTTTATGTCAATATCAAAACATTCCATTCTTGGTGTCTTAACAAATTAATACTAGTATATATTAAGTACAACTAGCGTCTAGTACTTTGTACAAGGCATCGATCATTTTGTCAAATGACAAATTAAAGCGTTTAATAATATTGTTAATCGTGGTTGAGTAAGAGCAAAATTAATCAACTCAACTAGTTTGGATTATGAGCAGCAGTCTAAGATGACTTTAATTAAACCTTGAATCGTATTAGTTTCTCATGAATTACGCGCAAGAGTGTAAGATGAATTTTATTGATACGTAGATTACATCTCAAcaatttgtaaattataaacGAAAAAGGGCATAAGAGGACTTTTAACTAATTTGAACAAAAATCTAATTAATGTCTCCATTGTGCTTACCTGTGTAACGCGGTTTTTCATTAATTTGTAAATGAAATATTTTACCATTTTCGGAGCTAAATCAATTAAAAAGGACAATTAATATTCATTTGGAATTCTAAAATCTAAATGTTTTCCAAAGATTGTATTTAATAACTAGTGACATAGAGTAGTTAATTATCTCTGTTTTTACCGTTCAATTTGTGTGTCAAGACTTATCCACGAAGCTAATTAgtaaacaaaagcaaaaaaacaacaaattgCATAcgtgagaaaaatgaaaaaagatgaGGTGACATAAGCAAACGCATGTCCTTAAGGAAACATACCAAAAATCCTACTCCCCAAGAAAACTCCTCACTCTTGAGGACACGGGGTTGGGATCCTCTCAAGTGGATTTTCCTCCATGAGTATCTCCATTTACTTATATCTAAATTTATATAAGGTTATAAAATTATGTGATTATATCATTAATTTTCTTTCAATCTTTAGATCAACATACTAAAAAAATggtattttttgaaaatattcaaTTTACACAAAACATTTGAACGGTGAAAAATGGGTCAAAATTGTGAGAAATTTGCAATGATTAATCGGAAGGCAAAACTTGCTTAATTTCATACAAAATTTTTTATAGAACCAACACAAGTATTGAAATATATTATGAACTGTGTTGATTTTtagaataatttttaaattaattttattagaTGTAATGGAGAGAAGTTCTCTCCAATGCAATGAAAAAGAGCCTAATCTCAGGACAAGCTCTTAATTCCATCTAATCCGTCTAAAATTTTGCACAACAATTGATCAAATCTCAAAACTCTTACCCCCTCTTCACATCACACGAAGAGAAATGCTAACAAATTCCAACCCCttgatcatcatcatcatcataattCATGACATGCCTGGACCTCACAAGTTCTAGCATCTCCCTCTCTGAACATGCTTCGCATGTAACACATTCTTCCCAGAGAGAGACACGTCCACGGCTAGACGTCATGGCCGTTTAGCCTGAGAACAAATCAAAACTGACTGGTAGTGCAATTTCTAAAGATTATGAGCGTTACATAGTGTAGATTAACATCTCCAGTTTCGAGGATGCTGTGTAGTTGTTTCCTGAAGGCTAGCTAGCTTAGAGCCAAAATGGCTGAAACCAAATTTGGACGTCGGGATGTGGTGTGGGGAATTCCATGCTGACagagttttggaagaaaatgcaGAGAAGCGGTTCCAAAATGGGGAATATTCTTTGGATGGATTTCGCAGAAGCATGGACAAGTGTCTGAGATATCGTAAGCATGTATGTGTATGGAGTAATTGAAGTTTGGTGGAATGAGAAGAGATGGATATTTCGTCAGGATCGATATTACTCCGATCCCTTTCcatttctcttctctttcttGGCAGATCAGGTTTATGAGTGCGTATATAATCCAAAACAAGAATTATTGTTTCATCAGTTTCTCTGCTGACTACGAAAACTTATGGGTCAAATTTTTTGTGCTTTGACGTTCGTTGTTATCCTCAATCTGTCGTTTGTATTCGCGCAAAATCAGCAAAGAAACTCTCTCATTGGAAACTTTGCAGAAGAGAAGTTCTCAAGTCGAATGCGTGATTGTGTGTTACGTAACCATCATGAGGTTCAATCTTCACACTTGAATGGTGTCAACTGCGGTTAATTACTCCAGCGCTGCTTCAACTTTCTTAAATGCTCAATTTAGTCCTCAAATTATCAAAGCCTTTATAACAAGAGctttttaaattcattaaacAACTCAATTTGGTCTTTTGGCTTCAATCATTAAACCCCAACTTCTTGGGCATTTTCTTCTCTAAAAATAAATACTACAAACATTTTCCTGaaataattcatattttttcaaGATATACTATGGAACCAGAAGGTTAGAACAACTTGAAATTCGCAGCAAATTAAGTTCATTTATATTACTCCGAAGATATTACTTTGCTACTTAAGAGCCTTATATTGACTCGAGCTCTTGTATATTGATCTTTTATTATCTTCTAGTTGAAGATATATATTTTACTATTTGGCTAACTGTACGGATTTGTTTAAAATAGATATTACTATGTACCAGTGCCTTCCTCCtagagaaaaaggagaaaacgcAACAGACAATTAGGTGGTGATTCTTATATTTTGTGCATCCACAGCAATTTCACTTCGGTAATGGCTggctactatatatatatatatatatattcattctCGATGATTATGATTTATGATGAAGAACAATCCGGTTTGGCCACTGTTGCACTTGTGCGCTGCTGCACCTTTAGACTAGGATGGCAAGCAATACAGACCAAGAAGTAATAACCTTCTACTGAAAATTGTCAAGGAAtaaattccaaaattttccaagaaTTGAGGAAATGCTAGGGCAGGAATAAACCTGATACATAGCTTGAGTGAAGCTGATGAATTAATATTGCAACAACAATAGTAGTCACCCTCTCGTGACTGGTTTTCTGAAGACCTGCGCAGCTTCAAAAAAGAGGTCTAGTGTGGCGGCCTGATGCTCGGCCACAAAGAAGGGCATTCCTTGGGATTGGATATTCATCTCTCAATGAATTTGAAGGAGTATAAACTCTGAGATAGAACTGCTGACCTAAGTATTGCCTTTCCCAGTTCTCAGACCTAATGTTCCACATGCCCACATTGTCCAAAGCCAGGTAAATTGCAGTCCATGATCTGggatatacctgaattaatcCAAACATCAGTAAATTGATATGTGTCCAAGCAAGTGTGCCTTCACATTGATGTTAGTTCATATTATTAAGTTCTTTTGGCGCGTAAATTTTCACAGACCTGAGTGGTACATCGAGAAACTGTGTCTCTCAAATTGTATTTTGATCTACTTGCTGGTGTCCACTGCCCACCATCCATACTGTTCAATCCATAATTTAGCATCAAATGCGGGAAACAAATCTTGACCAAAATTGTTAGGCAAGCAAACTAACTTACTTACCCCACAACGAAGAAATTGAAGCCATCTATATGCCATGACTGGACAGTGTTCTCCCAGTTTTGGAACACAATCTCAATAAAAGCTCTGTAATCTGCATGCATTACGGCAGTTGCAAAATAGGCATTGCCCCAGGAAGGTTTATCAGGCATGCTCCCAAGATTGAAGACTCCCCCAATCTTGAAGTAATCAGCCAACTTCAGAGGAGTATCTGCAGGAACATATGAGACACTGTTGACAGCATATCTCAGCTTCCCATTTATGTATGGTGCAGAGTTTGCAAGAATGATTGTGCGTGAAGGCTTGATCAGTCCATAGTGGTAAGAACCTTGTGGATTAGGTCTTGGTGCACTTGCTGTTAAGTTCCAGCTGATCTCACAAGACATGACATgacaaattaaaagaattgtTATGAGGTACAGCACCATCCAAAACTTTCATTTGGCAATACTGACCCAACAAAATGGCAGATAGGAATATTATATAACAATCCACCATAGGAACGATAGCTTTCACCATAAATTTTAGGTAAAACAAGACTTACCGTATGGAGCGAGCCTGGCTCAGGGACGATGCAATATCAATTGTAGGTCCTCCAGGGGGAGGACCAGAAACTCTGGTAAATGAGTTCTTATAGTGGAGAACAGCAGTAGTTGTGAGCACACGAGAAGTAAAACGTGAAGAAACTACAATATAGTAATCCCTTGCAGGCTGGTTTGCTGTGACTAGGACAGAACAGGACTGCCCAAGATGAATGTCAAGGGAGGTGTAGTAGTTTTGGAGCGTATGAGATCCTTCAACCTCCACCAGTTTCATTGAATGTCCCTGGATTCTGAAGTTAATGGAAGTAGCAATCCCAACATTTGATATTCTAAACCGGTATGTTTTACCtgcaaacaaaaaattttcacattgaGATGACGAAGGCATAATCTGCAGGCATTCAAGACCTGTTCATTTCAGTTAAAAGCAGAACAAATACCTTGCTCAACTGTAAATGTGTAACCATTCCATCCGCGACCATTAATCAGAAGCCCATCCGGGAAGGGGAGACTGTGACCGCTATCCAAGATATACCTTAATTGCTGAAAGATCACAATGGAATATCACATATCAGTTCGAAATAGTTTCCAAGTaagaattcagaattcagaacAAAATGTCTCTTATATGTTGAAGCCAAGATATGCTTACTCGGTGACTTTTCTTGAACCAATCCCCAGCTAGTACAATAAAATCACCAGCAGGGGGAGGGAATGGTACCGGTATCTGAGGACGGCTATAAATTTTTATTGAACCAAAACCTCCTGCAGCCTTATGGAGCCCAAGCGATGGAAAGTAGAAATAGGTACCTATCTGGTCCTTTGCCTGTAGTATGTAAGTGAAGTTTTTCCCTGGCGGTATTGGGCAGGTGGTGCCTTGAACTCCATCCTGCCACGAGTTTTTCCTATGCTGTATGCCATTCCTAAAGTAACAAGAATTGAAGCACATCACAAAGCACTCTTGATTTCGCACATTCAATGGCATGAACTCTTATATTTCATAAAGGTATGATGATGCTATTAGGTAAGTCTGTGATTGAGATTACGAAGGCAAAATCTCCACTCTGAAAGTCACTGGTGCAAGAAATGGGAAGATTGGATGCTAATCTTATTTGAATATGCTCACGGGCTGCATAGTTAGTATATGCACTTCATTAACATGCACTTCATTAACAAGAGAAGTCCACTTCCAATTTATATGCCTCCAGTAAAAACTTTCGGACTGGAGAAAAGCATAAGCCTTCCTGGCAATCAGTTGAATCCAAAATTAAGTAAATACCACCAATTTAATCCATTTGCTGGAATATAAAAAACTGACGCTTAACATTTCTTTTGACTTAGCAACATTGAGACGTTtaaggttcttttttttttaataattgtaACACTGCCAAGCTAGTCAACACATCAATATCGACATATCTTAGATTACCATTCAAGTTATTCACGTTTCcatgaaaaagaaattaaagccATACTTAACAAAAGAATGTAATATCAGGATTAGAGGTAAAGCAGAGAGTGAAcgaaatgaaaaaaaagtaaaaaagaagaagaaggaaagaaatgtTGTTTTTGTCAGTTAGCAATTAAATATCGACATGGTTTCACAGCCAAGAAGCCCCTTCCAACAGGCAAAGAT
Encoded proteins:
- the LOC113783631 gene encoding L-ascorbate oxidase homolog, yielding MRDCKIFCSLISSCILLVSVLNGANADNPYRFYTWKITYGDIYPLGVKQQGILINGQFPGPHIDCVTNDNLIISVYNYLNEPFLISWNGIQHRKNSWQDGVQGTTCPIPPGKNFTYILQAKDQIGTYFYFPSLGLHKAAGGFGSIKIYSRPQIPVPFPPPAGDFIVLAGDWFKKSHRQLRYILDSGHSLPFPDGLLINGRGWNGYTFTVEQGKTYRFRISNVGIATSINFRIQGHSMKLVEVEGSHTLQNYYTSLDIHLGQSCSVLVTANQPARDYYIVVSSRFTSRVLTTTAVLHYKNSFTRVSGPPPGGPTIDIASSLSQARSIRWNLTASAPRPNPQGSYHYGLIKPSRTIILANSAPYINGKLRYAVNSVSYVPADTPLKLADYFKIGGVFNLGSMPDKPSWGNAYFATAVMHADYRAFIEIVFQNWENTVQSWHIDGFNFFVVGMDGGQWTPASRSKYNLRDTVSRCTTQVYPRSWTAIYLALDNVGMWNIRSENWERQYLGQQFYLRVYTPSNSLRDEYPIPRNALLCGRASGRHTRPLF